In Cellulomonas wangsupingiae, the genomic window CCGGGTCGTCGTCCTCGACGCCGGGCGCATCGCGCTGGACACCCCGGTCACCCACCGCGACCCGGCCGACCCCGGGTTCGTGGCCCTGCGCCGAGGGCTGCTCGACGCCCTCGGCGTGCCCCCGGTCGTCCCCTCGTCCGGCACCCCGTCCACCTTCCCGTCCACCTCACTGCCCACCTCACTGCCCCACAGGAGCACCCCATGACCGCACCCCGACGCGAGGGCCGGCTGCACCTCAACGCGTTCCTCATGAGCACGGGCCACCACGAGGCCTCGTGGCGGCTGCCCGAGTCCGACCCGTCGTACCGCAGCACCGACATCGGCTACCTGCAGCGGCTCGCGCAGACGGCCGAGCGTGGGCACCTCGACTCGATCTTCTTCGCCGACGGCCCGGCGCTGTTCCGCGACGTGGGCCGCCGGCCGTCCGGCACGCTCGAGCCGACGGTCGTCCTGGCGGCGATCGCCGCGGTGACGAGCCGCATCGGGCTGATCGCGACCGCGTCGACCACGTACAACGACCCGTACAACCTGGCGCGCCGGTTCGCGTCCGTCGACCACATCAGCGGCGGGCGCGCGGGCTGGAACATCGTGACGACCGCGCACCTGGAGGCCGCCCGCAACTTCGGCCAGGACGAGCTGCCGTCGCACCGCTCCCGCTACGAGCGCGCCGCGGAGTTCATCGACGTCGCGCTGCGGCTGTGGGACTCGTGGGAGGACGACGTCGAGATCGGCGACAAGGACGCCGGCCTGTGGGGTGACTCCGCGCGCATCCACCCGCCCGAGCACGTCGGCGAGCACTTCCGCGTCGCCGGGGCGCTGACGACCCCGCGGTCGCCGCAGGCGTACCCGCTGCTGGTGCAGGCCGGGTCCTCGGAGGACGGCAAGGACCTGGCCGCGCGCTACGCGGAGGCCGTGTTCACGGCGCAGCAGACGCTCGACGACGCCCTCGCGTTCGCCACCGACCTCAAGCGCCGGGCCGTCGAGTGGGGCCGGGACCCCGCCGGGCTGCTCGTGCTGCCGGGGATCGTGCCCGTCATCGGGGCGACGCAGGCGGAGGCGCGGGCGAAGGAGGAGGAGCTCGACCGGCTCATCCGGCCCGAGTACGCGCGCGCCCAGCTCGCGAAGACCCTGCGCGTCGACCCCGACGACCTGCCGCTGGACCGCGAGCTGCCGGCCGACCTGCCGAGCGAGGACGAGATCGAGGGCGCCAAGTCGCGGTACACGCTGATCGTCGAGCTGGCACGGCGCGAGCGCCTCACGGTGCGGCAGCTCATCGGGCGCCTGGGCGGCGGGCGGGGACACCGCACGTTCTCCGGGACGGCCGAGCAGGTCGCCGACGCGATCCAGGAGTGGTGGGACGCGGGCGCGGCGGACGGGTTCAACATCATGCCCGCCGTGCTGCCGTCGGGCCTGGAGGACTTCGTCGACCAGGTGGTCCCCGTGCTCGTCGACCGCGGCCTGTTCCGCAGCGAGTACACCGGCACGACGCTGCGCGACCACTACGGGCTCGCGCGGCCCCCGCACCCCCGCACGCGCACCACGCCCGGCCTGGGCATCGGCGTCCTCGCCGCCGACGCCACCTCCACCGCCCACGAAGGAGCACGCGCATGACCACGTACCGCCCGCTCGGCCGCACCGGGGTCCAGGTGTCCCCGCTGACGCTCGGGACCATGAACTTCGGCGCCTGGGGCAACCCCGACCACCACGAGACGGCCGCGATCCTGCACCGGGCGCTCGACGCCGGCATCAACGTGGTCGACACCGCCGACGTGTACGCGCGCGGGGAGTCCGAGACGATCGTCGGCAAGGCGCTCGCGGGACGTCGCGACGACGTCGTCCTGGCCACCAAGGTGCACGGCCGCCTGGCCGACGAGGTGAACCACGCGGGCAGCTCGCGGCGCTGGATCGTGCGCGCCGTCGAGGACTCGCTGCGTCGCCTGCAGACCGACCGCATCGACGTCTACCAGGTGCACCGCCCCGAGCCGGGGACGGCCCTCGACGAGACGCTGGGCGCGCTCGACGACCTCGTGCGCGCCGGCAAGGTGCTGTACGTCGGGACGTCGACGTTCCTGCCGTCGCAGATCGTGCAGGCGCAGTGGGTCGCGGCCGACCGCCGGCTGGCGCGGCCGGCGACCGAGCAGCCGCCGTACTCGATCCTGGCGCGCGGCGTCGAGCGCGAGGTGCTGCCGCTGGCCCAGGAGTACGGGTTGGGTGTGCTGCCGTGGAGCCCGCTGGCCGGCGGCTGGTTGTCGGGACGCGCGCTCGACGGGTCCCGCGCGGGCTCGCCCCGCCACGAGCGGCAGCCGGGACGTCACGACCCGTCGCTGCCGGAGAACGTCGGCAAGGCGGAGGCCGTGCAGCAGCTCACCAAGGTCGCCGAGGCCGCAGGGCTGACGCTCGTGCAGCTCGCGCTCGGGTTCGTCCTGGAGCACCCGGCGGTGTCGAGCGCGATCATCGGCCCGCGTACCCAGGCCCACCTCGACGCGGCCCTCACGGCGCTGGACGTCCGGCTCCCCGCGGACGTCCTCGACGAGATCGACCGCATCGTCCCGCCCGGCGTCACCCTCAACCCCGCCGACGCGGGCTGGCACCCCCCGTCGATCACGAACCCGCAGACCCGCCGCCGCTGACCAGCCTGACGGGACTGCTCTCTCACCGCCCGTGGCTGACTGGATTGCTCTCTCACCGCCCGTGGGGGGAATCCCACCCACCCCCGGCGGCACCCCGGCGGCGAGAGTGCAATCCAGCACCCCACCCCCGCGTGAGAGTGCGATCCAGCACCCCCCCCGCGTGAGAGTGCGATCCAGCACCCCACCCCCGCGTGAGAGTGCGATCCAGCACACCGGTGCCGAACTGGATGGCACTCTCACGCGCGGGGGGAGGGGGCGGCCGGGCGGACGGGCAGCGCTCGTGCTCGTGACGCTCGTGCTCGTGACAGTGCGATCACCAACCCCGGCGTGAGAGAGCGATCCAGTCCTGGGGACAGGACTGGATCGCTCTCTCACGCCTTGTGGGGAGGGGGTGGGGTCACGCCCTCCCGGGGGGTCAGGTTGCCGGGGTGTAGTCCACGTGGGCGACGTGGGCGACCGTGTGCGTCGGGGCGCCGTTGCTCGTGCCGTAGACGCCGAGCCACAGGCCGAGGAAGCCGCCCGTGGCCACGCTGTCGAGCAGCGTCGCGTCGGCCGTGCCCACGACGACGGGCGTCGCGTCCCCGGCGCCGACCAGCAGCTCCAGGTCCACGCCGCGGGCGCGCACGCCGAACGTGAGCGTCCCCGCCCCGGTCACGACGGCCTCGCCGAGGACCGTCTCCACCCCGCGCTGCCGGTGCACGACCCGCGCGCGCAGCGTGTCACCCTCGGGGGTGACCGCGAGGCGCACGTGGTCCTTCTCGGACTGGCGCACGGCCACGCCGACCTCCTCGCCCTCGGCGAGGTCCACGGCGACCTGCGCCACGAGGTCCGCGTCCGGGTGCTGCAGCCGCAGGCCGAGGAACGCGGGCACCTCGACGTCCGCGAGCGTCGCAGCGCGCAGCGGGAGGTCCCAACCCTCCCCCGCGGGGGTCGCGACCTCGGTGGGCAGCGCCCGCACGGCGGTCCACCGCAGGTCGGCCGGCGGCACGGTCCCGGAGGCCCCGCCCTGGACGACACCCGGGGTGGGCTCGCCCGCGAACGGCACCTCGACCTCGGACGGCACCATGCCGACGCCCGGCGCGAAGACGGGCCAGCCGTCCTCCCAGACCACGGGGACGAGGAACGTCTCGCGGCCCATCGGGTAGTGGTAGCCGCCGTAGGTGCGCATCGCCAGCAGGACGGCCCACCAGCTGCCGTCGGCGGCCTCGACGAGGTCCGCGTGCCCGGCGCCGACGACCGGGTGCTTCCGCCCCAGGTGGCGGTGCGTGAGCACCGGGTTGCCCTTGTTGCCCACGTACGGGCCGGTGACGGAGTCGGCGCGCGCGACGCTCTCGGCGTGGTGGAACTCCGTGCCACCCTCCGCCGCGATCAGGTAGTACGTGCCGTCGACCTTGTAGATGTGCGGCGCCTCCGACCACACGACGCCCTCGACGGCCCCGTGCCAGATGACGGTCTCCGGCCCGACCCACTGCATCGTCTCGCGGTCCAGCTCGCGCACCCAGACCTCGGTCTGGTCGTGCCAGCGCGGCTCGAGCGCCAGCCGGGTGCCGTGCACCCAGATGCGCCCGTCGTCGTCGAAGAAGATCGACGGGTCGATGCCGAACGACTCCAGCCAGATCGGGTCGGACCACGGCCCGGCCGGGTCCGTGGCGGTCATGAGGAAGTTGCCGCCCCGGCTGCCGTCACGCTGGTCGACGAGCGTGCAGACGACCCAGAACTGCCCGTCGTGGTACCGGATCGTCGGGGCGTACAGCCCGCCCGACGACGCGATCCCCGTGTAGTCCAGCTGCCCGGGCCGGTCGACGACGTGGCCGATCTGCTCCCAGCTGACCAGGTCGCGGCTGTGCATCACCGGCAGGCCGGGCAGGTACTCGAACGTCGAGGCGACGAGGTAGTAGTCGTCACCGACCCGGCAGATCGACGGGTCCGGGTAGCACCCCGGCAGGACGGGGTTGCTGACGGTGCTCATGCGTTGCTGACCTCCACGTCGACGATCCGCCGGTCGGCGGCCGAGATCTCGTGCACAGCACCGGTCACCCGCAGGAGCGCGCGCGGTGTGCTGTGGCCCGGCAGCGTACGACGCGTGACCTCGGCCGTGCTGGTGATCGCACCGCCTGTCGCCTCGGCGACGTCGGACGGGTTGGCGACGCCGGCGTGCGAGGCGACCCAGACCTGCACGTCGCCGGGCTCGACGACGCGCGCCAGGCGGCGGTCGACCAGCGCGAGGCGCGTCGTCGGGACGCGGAAGGTGACGCGTCGCGACTGCCCGGGCTCGAGCTGCACGCGGGCGTACCCGAGCAGCTGCGCGACCGGCCGCACCACCGAGCCGACGACGTCGCGCCCGTACAGCTGCACCACGTCGGCGCCGGCGACGTCACCGGTGTTGGTGACCGTCACGGCGGCGGTGAACGTGCCCGCCGCGTCGACGGTCGGGTCCACCTGCAGGTCCTCGTGCGTGAACGTCGTGTAGCTCAGCCCGAACCCGAAGGGCCGCACCGGCGTGGGGTCGGTCGACGTGACGTCGGACGGCCCACCGAGGACCGGGTGCAGGTAGCGGAACGGCTGCGCGCCCGCGGCGCGCGGCAGCGACACGGGCAGCCGGCCCGACGGCGTCGCGGCACCGGTCAGCAGGTCGGCGATCGCGTCGCCGCCGCCCTCGCCCGGGAAGAACGCCTGGAGGACGGCCGCGGGGCGCGGGCCCTCGCCGTCCAGCGCCCACCCGATCGCGTAGGGGCGGCCCGTGAGCAGCACCATGACGACGGGGGTACCCGTGGCGACGAGCGCCTCGACGAGCTCCCGCTGCCGGCCGGGCAGCTCGAGGGACTGCACGTCGTTGCCCTCGCCGACGGTCCCGCGGCCGAACAGGCCCGCCTGGTCGCCGACCACGACGACGGCCACGTCGGCGTCCGCCGCCGCGGACACCGCCGCGGCGAGACCGCTCGTGTCGTCGCCCTCGACCGTGCACCCCTCGGCGAACGTCACCTCGCCGTCGAGCGTCGCGGCGAGCGCCTCGTGGACGCTGCGGATCTCGAAGCCGAGCGGCAGGTCCGGGTGGTGCGCCAGCACGTGGTTGGCGAACGAGTAGCAGCCCATGAGCGCCTCGGGCCGGGCGGCGTTGGGCCCGACGACGGCGACGCGGCGCGGCTGCGCGAGCGGCAGCACGCCGTCGTTGGACAGCAGCACGACGGACTCCTCCGCGAGGCGGCGGGCCAGCTCGCGGTGCCGCGGCGAGTCGAGGTCGACGTGCGCCGGCGGCTCGTCCTCGAACGCGTCGTCGTCGAGCAGGCCGAGGTCCTCCTTCTGCGCCAGCGCCCGCAGGACGGCACGGTCGACGAGCGCCTCGTCGACCAGCCCGGCCCGCACGCGCTCGGCCAGCGGCTCGAGGAACGCGTCGCCCGTGGGCAGCTCGATGTCCAGGCCGGCGGCCAGCGCCAGCGCAGCGGCCTCGCCACGGTCGGCGGCGACACCGTGCATGACCTGCAGGAACGCGACCGCGAAGTAGTCGGCGACGACGACGCCGTCGAAGCCCCACTGCTCGCGCAGCACATCGGTGAGGTAGTGGGGGTCCGCCGCCACGGGGACGCCGTCGACGTCGGCGTAGGAGTTCATCACGGAGCGGACGCCACCGTCGCGCACGGCCATCTCGAACGGCGGCAGGTAGATCTCGGCCAGCTCGCGGGGCCCGGCGTGCACGGGGGCGTGGTTGCGCCCGGCGGCCGAGGCGGAGTAGCCGACGAAGTGCTTGAGGGTGGCGTGGACGCCGGCCTCCTGCAGACCGCGCACGTACGCCGTGCCCACGGTCCCGACGAGGTACGGGTCCTCGCCGATGCACTCGTCGACGCGGCCCCAGCGGGGGTCGCCGACGACGTCGAGCACCGGGGCCAGGCCCTGGTGGATGCCCAGCTCGCGCATCGAGTCGCCGATGGCCCGCGCGGCCTCGTGCACCAGCTCGGGGTCGAACGACGCGCCCCACGCGAGCGGGGTCGGGTAGCTCGCGGCCTGCCAGGCGGCCAGGCCCGTGAGGCACTCCTCGTGCACCAGCGCGGGGATGCCCAGGCGCGTCTCGCGCTTGAGGCGACGCTGCTCGGCCCACAGCCACGCGGCGCGCTCGGCCGGCTCGACGGGACGCGTCCCGTACACGCGGGTGTAGTGACCGAGGCCGTGCCGCGTGATCTCGGCGAGCTGCCCCGAGTCCTTCTGGCCCGAGGCCATCTCGGACTGCATGGGGGCGACGGTGCCGTTCTGGTCGAGCCAGTAGCCGACCAGCTGCGCCAGCTTCTCCTCGAGGGTCATCCGGGCGTGCAGGTCACGCACCCGGGCGGAGACGACGGGCATGGCGGGAACGTGCGACGACCGCTGCTGGGCGGCGCTGCCGAGGGTGTCGGACACGGGGTGGTGCTCCTTCGGAAGGTATGGCGAGGTGGTACGGCTGCGCGCCCGCCCGGGACGAACCCGGACGGGCGCGCAGAAGGGGACGTCAGCCCTTGACGGCGCCGGTGAGGCCACCGACGATGCGGCGCTCGAACAGCGAGAAGAAGATCAGCGCCGGGATCATCGACAGCGACGTGAAGGCCAGCACCCGGGCGGTGTCGACCGAGTACTGCGACGCGAACGACTGCACACCCAGAGGCAGGGTGTACATCGACTCGTCGTTGAGGATGAACAGCGGCAGCATGTAGCTGTTCCAGGCCGCCACGAACGCGAGGATGCCGACGGTGACGACGCCGGGGATCGACAGCGGGACGACCATCCGGAAGAAGAACCCGAGCCGGCTCGCGCCGTCGATGGACGCCGCCTCCTCGAGCTCCTTGGGGATGGCCCGCAGGAACGGCACGAGGATGATGATCGTCGTCGGCAGCGCGAACGCGATCTGCGGGAGGATGATCCCCGCGAGGCTGTTCATCAGACCGAGGTTCTTGATCATCAGGTACAGCGGGGTGATCGCGACCGTCATGGGGAACATGAGGCCGGCGGCGAACAGCGAGTACATCGCGGCGTTGGCCTTGAAGTCGTACCGGGCGAGCACGTAGCTCGCCATGACCCCGAGGACCACGACGCCGATCGTCGTGACGATCGCGCTGATCGCCGAGTTCCCCGCCTGCTGCCAGAACAGCGAGCTGTTGAGGACCGAGGAGTAGTTGCCCCACTCCCACGTCGTCGGGAACCCGGACGGGTCCTGCGTGATCTGCGAGTTGGTCCGCAGGCCGCCGAGGATGATGTAGATGACGGGGCCGACGCACACGCCGACGAGCAGCCACGCAACGACGTAGACGAGCGGGTTGACCTTGTCGAGCGTCTTCCCGCGACGCCGCTTCGGCGCGGGGGCCAAGGGCTGGGCAGGGGTTGCCTGCACGGCGGTGGCGGCCATCACTTCTTCCCTTCGGTGATCGCACCCTGGGTGTCACGCCGCAGCACGAAGCGCTGATAGGTCAGGGCGATGACGAGCGAGATGATGAACAGGACCACCGCGACGGCGTTGCCGAAGCCGTAGTTCCCGGCGTTGCGCCCGTTGAGCACCATGTAGGTCGCCATCGTCGAGGTGCCGGCCGTGGCGGACACGTACTGGCCCCAGATGATGTAGACGAGGTCGAACAGCTGCAGCGAGCCGATGATCGACAGGAACGCCCAGATGCGCAGCGTCGGGCCGAGCAGCGGCAGCGTGATGCTGCGCTGCGTCTGCCAGTAGGAGGCGCCGTCGATCGCGGCGGCCTCGTGCAGCTCCTCGGGGATGGACTGCAGCCCCGCGAGGAAGAGGATCACGGCGAAGCCGATGTACTTCCACGTGATGATGATCATCAGCGACCAGATCGCGACGTCCGGGTCGGACAGCCAGTCGACCGCCCAGCCCTCGAGCCCGATCTTGCCGAAGAGGTCGTTGATCGCACCCGTGGTCTGGAGCATGAGGCTCCAGCCGGTGCCGACGATGACCTCGGAGACCACGTAGGGCACGAAGATCAGCACGCGGATGAGGCCACGGCCGCGCATCTTGCGGTTGAGCAGCAGCGCGAGGATGACGGCCGCCGGTCCCTGCATGACGAGGGACATCACGACGATGAAGCCGTTGTGCGACAGCGCGTCGATGAACGTGCTGTCCTGGAGGATCGTCAGGTAGTTCTCGAGGCCGACGAAGTCCGTCGGGACCCCGTAGCCCTTCCACTTGAAGAACCCGTAGTACGCCGCCATGACGACGGGGAAGATGACGAACGCGATGAAGACGACGATCGCGGGGCCTGCGAGGAGCGCGATCTCGGCGCGCTTGCGCCAGTCACCCCTACGGCGCGGCCGGCGCGCCGGGGACGGTGCCGTGACGGCACCGTCCCCGACTGCCGAGCCATCCCCGGGCGTCGACGTCCTGAGCAGTGCGTTCCCGCCCTGGGAGTTGCTCATCGGACCAGTTACTCCTTGGCTGCAGCGGCCTTGACCGCGGCGACGATGCTGTCTGCGTCACCGTCGCCGGCGAGCATGTCGACGACCCCGGCGTTGAGCGCGTTGCCGACGTTCTGGCCGAGCAGCGTGTCGAGCCACACGGACACGTAGGCCGCGTCGTTGTAGGACGCGAGCACGTCCTGCAGGGCCGGGTCGGTGACGGCGCCCTGAGCGTCCTTCGACGCCGGCAGGGTCACGAACGCCTCGGCGTAGCCCTCCTGGTGCTCCTGCTTCATGTAGAAGTTCAGGAAGTCGGCGCAGGCGTCGGGGGCGTCCACGTGGCAGGCGTAACCGTCGACGCCACCCATCATGGCCGTCGCGTCACCCTTGCCACCCTCGATGGCGGGGAACGGGAACCAGCCGAGGTCGGCCAGCGGCTCGCCGTCAGGCGTCAGACCGGCGATGACGCCCGGGTTCCACGCACCCATGAGCTCCATCGCGGCCTGGTGGTTGGCCAGCAGACCGGCCGAGGAGCCGGCACCCTGCTGCGCCGTCGTCGTCAGGAACCCGTTGTTGAAGGGCTCGATGCCGGCGAAGTCGGCGTACGCCTGGCCCGCCTCGGTCCAGCACGGGTCGTCGAAGTTCATCTCGGCGGCCGACTCGTTGATCGTGTCCTGCGAGCAGGCACGCAGCGCGAAGAAGTAGTACCAGTGCGCGGCGGGCCAGGCGTCCTTGCCACCCAGGGCGATGGGCTGGATGCCCGCGGCCTTGAGCTTGGCGACGGCGTCCTCGAGCTCGGCCATGGTGGTCGGCGTCTCGGTGATGCCGGCCTGCGCGAACAGGTCCTTGCTGTACCAGATGCCACCGGGGAGCACGGCGGTCGGCATGCCGTAGACCTTGCCGTCCACCGCGAACGCGTCGAGCGCGCCGCCGACGGCCTCGCGCACGTCGTCGTCGATCTTGTCGGTGAGGTCCATGACCTGGCCGGAGTCGACGATGTCGGCGAGCTTGCCGCCACCGCGCGCCATGAAGATGTCCGGCGCGTCGCCCGAGTTGAGGGCGGTCTGGAGCTTGCCGTCCATGTCCTCGTTCTGGATGGACTGGATCTTGACGGTGACACCCGGGTTGGCCTCCTCGAAGGCCGCGGCGGTGGCATCCCAGTACGCCTTGCCGTCACCGGTCGTCGAGTTGTGCCAGAACGTGAGCTCGACGTCGCCGTCGCCGCCCGCGCTGGTGTCGTCCGAGCCGCCGCAGGCGGCGAGCGCGAGCGCGCCCATGAGCACTGCGACCGAGGTCGCCAGTGACTTCCTTGCCTTCATGGTCTGTCCTCTTCGTCGAGCCACACAAAGCCCGGGCGACCCCACCTGGAGGTCGCCTGGAGGGCGTGACGAGCCGCTGGCCGACATGACGTCGTGGCCCGACGCGCGGTGCCGGCCGTGAACGTTCGCCTGCCCTCTCCCCGGCGTGCCGGGGTGGCTGTCCTGACTCTGCAGGACGTCCCATGACGGATCAAAATCGCTCCGATAACGATATCGAAGCGGTTCGCCTATCGACGCCGGATCGCCGTGCTGACCTGCGACGACACTCACACCGAGGGTTGTGCAGCCCGGATCGCCCCCTGTGTCGGGCGGCCCGCGCGACAGGTCGGCGAGGCGGCGAGCGCGCCCGACAAGTCGTGATGTGTGAGGGCGTCCCGGACGCCTCCAGACCCCCTCGAGGGCCCCGGGAAGGCCGTCGCGTCGCCCGGACGGCCGCGGGACGTTGGACCCATCCCCCGCCGTCGTCGACGTGGCGTACGTCACTGCGGCGGGAGCCGCGGCTGGTGCGCAGGACACGCCCCCGGCGCCGCGCGGCGCGGGGGACGTCGGACACCCCGGCACGACGACGGCCCCGGCCCCCCGTCAGGGGAGCCGGGGCCGTCGGGACCCTGTGTACCGCTCGGTCAGGCCGGTGCGAGGCCCGTTCCGCCGTCGCCACGCGCCGGGGCGGAGGGCGCCGCGGGGACGTCCGTGCCGGAACCGGGCGTCCCGACCGACGCGCCCACCGGGACGGGGTCCTTGCCCGTGGTGCCGCGCGGCACCCCACGGAACAGGAACTCGCCCAGCAGGCCCTCGCCCTGCGCGTCGACGATGACCGTCTGACCGGCCTTGAGCTCGCCGAACAGGATCTTCTCGGACAGCGCGTCCTCGATGTCCCGCTGGATCGCACGACGCAGCGGACGGGCACCGAGCACCGGGTCGTAACCCTTCTCCGACAGCAGCTTCTTGGCCGCCGGCGTGATCTCGATGCTCATGTCCTTGTCGCGCAGGCGCTTGTCGAGCTTGGCGACCATGAGGTCGACGATCGCGAAGATCTCCGACTGCGAGAGCTGCGGGAAGACCACCACGTCGTCGACGCGGTTGAGGAACTCCGGCCGGAAGTGCTGCTTCAGCTCGTCGTTCACCTTGGCCTTCATGCGCTCGTAGTCCGTCGCGAGCTCGCCTCCGGCCTGGAAGCCGGTCATGACGCCCTTGGCGATGTCCCGCGTGCCGAGGTTCGTCGTCATGATGATCACGGTGTTCTTGAAGTCGATGACGCGGCCCTGCGAGTCGGTCAGGCGACCGTCCTCGAGGATCTGCAGCAGCGAGTTGAAGATGTCCGCGTGCGCCTTCTCGACCTCGTCGAACAGCACGACCGAGAACGGCTTGCGGCGCACCTTCTCGGTGAGCTGACCACCCTCGTCGTACCCGACGTACCCGGGAGGCGACCCGAACAGCCGCGACACCGTGTGCTTCTCGGAGAACTCCGACATGTCGAGCTGGATCAGCGCGTCCTCGTCCCCGAAGAGGAACTCGGCGAGGGCCTTGGCCAGCTCCGTCTTCCCGACACCCGTGGGGCCCGCGAAGATGAACGAGCCACCGGGGCGCTTCGGGTCCTTGAGGCCCGCACGCGTGCGGCGGATGGCCTGCGAGAGCGCCTTGATC contains:
- a CDS encoding LLM class flavin-dependent oxidoreductase translates to MTAPRREGRLHLNAFLMSTGHHEASWRLPESDPSYRSTDIGYLQRLAQTAERGHLDSIFFADGPALFRDVGRRPSGTLEPTVVLAAIAAVTSRIGLIATASTTYNDPYNLARRFASVDHISGGRAGWNIVTTAHLEAARNFGQDELPSHRSRYERAAEFIDVALRLWDSWEDDVEIGDKDAGLWGDSARIHPPEHVGEHFRVAGALTTPRSPQAYPLLVQAGSSEDGKDLAARYAEAVFTAQQTLDDALAFATDLKRRAVEWGRDPAGLLVLPGIVPVIGATQAEARAKEEELDRLIRPEYARAQLAKTLRVDPDDLPLDRELPADLPSEDEIEGAKSRYTLIVELARRERLTVRQLIGRLGGGRGHRTFSGTAEQVADAIQEWWDAGAADGFNIMPAVLPSGLEDFVDQVVPVLVDRGLFRSEYTGTTLRDHYGLARPPHPRTRTTPGLGIGVLAADATSTAHEGARA
- a CDS encoding aldo/keto reductase — protein: MTTYRPLGRTGVQVSPLTLGTMNFGAWGNPDHHETAAILHRALDAGINVVDTADVYARGESETIVGKALAGRRDDVVLATKVHGRLADEVNHAGSSRRWIVRAVEDSLRRLQTDRIDVYQVHRPEPGTALDETLGALDDLVRAGKVLYVGTSTFLPSQIVQAQWVAADRRLARPATEQPPYSILARGVEREVLPLAQEYGLGVLPWSPLAGGWLSGRALDGSRAGSPRHERQPGRHDPSLPENVGKAEAVQQLTKVAEAAGLTLVQLALGFVLEHPAVSSAIIGPRTQAHLDAALTALDVRLPADVLDEIDRIVPPGVTLNPADAGWHPPSITNPQTRRR
- a CDS encoding glycoside hydrolase family 43 protein yields the protein MSTVSNPVLPGCYPDPSICRVGDDYYLVASTFEYLPGLPVMHSRDLVSWEQIGHVVDRPGQLDYTGIASSGGLYAPTIRYHDGQFWVVCTLVDQRDGSRGGNFLMTATDPAGPWSDPIWLESFGIDPSIFFDDDGRIWVHGTRLALEPRWHDQTEVWVRELDRETMQWVGPETVIWHGAVEGVVWSEAPHIYKVDGTYYLIAAEGGTEFHHAESVARADSVTGPYVGNKGNPVLTHRHLGRKHPVVGAGHADLVEAADGSWWAVLLAMRTYGGYHYPMGRETFLVPVVWEDGWPVFAPGVGMVPSEVEVPFAGEPTPGVVQGGASGTVPPADLRWTAVRALPTEVATPAGEGWDLPLRAATLADVEVPAFLGLRLQHPDADLVAQVAVDLAEGEEVGVAVRQSEKDHVRLAVTPEGDTLRARVVHRQRGVETVLGEAVVTGAGTLTFGVRARGVDLELLVGAGDATPVVVGTADATLLDSVATGGFLGLWLGVYGTSNGAPTHTVAHVAHVDYTPAT
- a CDS encoding glycoside hydrolase family 3 N-terminal domain-containing protein → MPVVSARVRDLHARMTLEEKLAQLVGYWLDQNGTVAPMQSEMASGQKDSGQLAEITRHGLGHYTRVYGTRPVEPAERAAWLWAEQRRLKRETRLGIPALVHEECLTGLAAWQAASYPTPLAWGASFDPELVHEAARAIGDSMRELGIHQGLAPVLDVVGDPRWGRVDECIGEDPYLVGTVGTAYVRGLQEAGVHATLKHFVGYSASAAGRNHAPVHAGPRELAEIYLPPFEMAVRDGGVRSVMNSYADVDGVPVAADPHYLTDVLREQWGFDGVVVADYFAVAFLQVMHGVAADRGEAAALALAAGLDIELPTGDAFLEPLAERVRAGLVDEALVDRAVLRALAQKEDLGLLDDDAFEDEPPAHVDLDSPRHRELARRLAEESVVLLSNDGVLPLAQPRRVAVVGPNAARPEALMGCYSFANHVLAHHPDLPLGFEIRSVHEALAATLDGEVTFAEGCTVEGDDTSGLAAAVSAAADADVAVVVVGDQAGLFGRGTVGEGNDVQSLELPGRQRELVEALVATGTPVVMVLLTGRPYAIGWALDGEGPRPAAVLQAFFPGEGGGDAIADLLTGAATPSGRLPVSLPRAAGAQPFRYLHPVLGGPSDVTSTDPTPVRPFGFGLSYTTFTHEDLQVDPTVDAAGTFTAAVTVTNTGDVAGADVVQLYGRDVVGSVVRPVAQLLGYARVQLEPGQSRRVTFRVPTTRLALVDRRLARVVEPGDVQVWVASHAGVANPSDVAEATGGAITSTAEVTRRTLPGHSTPRALLRVTGAVHEISAADRRIVDVEVSNA
- a CDS encoding carbohydrate ABC transporter permease, with product MAATAVQATPAQPLAPAPKRRRGKTLDKVNPLVYVVAWLLVGVCVGPVIYIILGGLRTNSQITQDPSGFPTTWEWGNYSSVLNSSLFWQQAGNSAISAIVTTIGVVVLGVMASYVLARYDFKANAAMYSLFAAGLMFPMTVAITPLYLMIKNLGLMNSLAGIILPQIAFALPTTIIILVPFLRAIPKELEEAASIDGASRLGFFFRMVVPLSIPGVVTVGILAFVAAWNSYMLPLFILNDESMYTLPLGVQSFASQYSVDTARVLAFTSLSMIPALIFFSLFERRIVGGLTGAVKG
- a CDS encoding carbohydrate ABC transporter permease, which gives rise to MSNSQGGNALLRTSTPGDGSAVGDGAVTAPSPARRPRRRGDWRKRAEIALLAGPAIVVFIAFVIFPVVMAAYYGFFKWKGYGVPTDFVGLENYLTILQDSTFIDALSHNGFIVVMSLVMQGPAAVILALLLNRKMRGRGLIRVLIFVPYVVSEVIVGTGWSLMLQTTGAINDLFGKIGLEGWAVDWLSDPDVAIWSLMIIITWKYIGFAVILFLAGLQSIPEELHEAAAIDGASYWQTQRSITLPLLGPTLRIWAFLSIIGSLQLFDLVYIIWGQYVSATAGTSTMATYMVLNGRNAGNYGFGNAVAVVLFIISLVIALTYQRFVLRRDTQGAITEGKK
- a CDS encoding ABC transporter substrate-binding protein, whose protein sequence is MKARKSLATSVAVLMGALALAACGGSDDTSAGGDGDVELTFWHNSTTGDGKAYWDATAAAFEEANPGVTVKIQSIQNEDMDGKLQTALNSGDAPDIFMARGGGKLADIVDSGQVMDLTDKIDDDVREAVGGALDAFAVDGKVYGMPTAVLPGGIWYSKDLFAQAGITETPTTMAELEDAVAKLKAAGIQPIALGGKDAWPAAHWYYFFALRACSQDTINESAAEMNFDDPCWTEAGQAYADFAGIEPFNNGFLTTTAQQGAGSSAGLLANHQAAMELMGAWNPGVIAGLTPDGEPLADLGWFPFPAIEGGKGDATAMMGGVDGYACHVDAPDACADFLNFYMKQEHQEGYAEAFVTLPASKDAQGAVTDPALQDVLASYNDAAYVSVWLDTLLGQNVGNALNAGVVDMLAGDGDADSIVAAVKAAAAKE